From a region of the Methanoculleus receptaculi genome:
- the cas8c gene encoding type I-C CRISPR-associated protein Cas8c/Csd1 encodes MIIQSLCRYYDILAEDEDAGISRPGYSKGNVSFALVLSPEGELSYIVDLRIDDNKRKRPRAMDVPQQGVRSAGIAPNVLCDNAKYIFGVEKLKRSEFEKKFVKSSGKGASSDYRILAETEKEVVLVNQRSRDSFEAFKNLHHRLFDSLDDRGIRALLTFLDTWNPEEFARHPKIVEYMDELLGGGNCVFECEEVFLHTKPAVMEIWENHLTQEGDDEVFTTQCLVTGKTAPVARVHNKIAGVVGAHQAGASLVTFNDVSFCSYGKEQSFNAPISKSAMFKYTTALNHLLAHQDYRIRIADTTVVFWAETSGTACEEVANLLFDPPDVFEGDTGGQDQDTERVQDWQKIELIRDILDKVRNGRKINLDDIGADPETNFYILGLAPNNARLAVRFWHVDSFGNFVTKAARHHLDMEIVRGGRDPRYVSLYRLLRETVAQSAENKTPAPLLGGLVMRSILNGTPYPVQMYGAILSRVKVERSINSVRAGFIKAYLLRLSRAGLTNLKEDLISVSLKKDNQNVPYRLGRLFAILEKAQTDANKDVKSTISSKYFSSASTTPAVVFPVLLKLAQHHIAKSDWGFKTARDIEEVLDGVDEFPAYLSLEEQGMFMLGYYHQRKASFTKKEDVVSEEA; translated from the coding sequence ATGATCATACAGTCCCTCTGCCGGTATTATGATATTCTGGCGGAGGATGAGGATGCAGGGATCTCCAGGCCGGGGTACAGCAAGGGGAATGTGTCGTTTGCGCTTGTCCTCAGCCCGGAGGGTGAGTTATCTTATATAGTCGATCTCAGGATTGATGACAACAAGAGAAAGCGGCCAAGGGCTATGGATGTCCCCCAGCAGGGGGTTCGCTCCGCGGGAATAGCACCCAACGTTCTCTGCGATAACGCGAAATACATCTTTGGTGTTGAGAAGCTCAAACGAAGTGAGTTCGAAAAGAAGTTCGTGAAGTCTTCCGGAAAGGGCGCGTCGTCTGATTACAGGATCCTTGCTGAGACGGAGAAAGAGGTGGTTCTGGTTAACCAGCGGTCACGCGATTCATTTGAAGCCTTCAAGAACCTTCATCACAGGCTGTTTGACTCTCTGGACGATCGGGGTATCAGGGCTCTCCTGACCTTTCTGGACACCTGGAACCCCGAGGAGTTCGCCCGGCACCCGAAGATTGTGGAATACATGGACGAACTCCTTGGTGGTGGGAATTGTGTCTTTGAGTGTGAGGAGGTATTTCTGCACACGAAACCAGCCGTGATGGAGATCTGGGAGAATCACCTCACCCAGGAGGGGGATGATGAGGTTTTTACTACCCAATGCCTTGTAACCGGCAAGACTGCTCCTGTTGCGCGAGTGCACAACAAAATCGCTGGAGTTGTTGGTGCGCATCAGGCAGGTGCGTCGCTCGTCACGTTCAACGATGTCTCATTCTGCTCTTACGGAAAAGAGCAGAGTTTTAACGCTCCTATCAGTAAATCGGCGATGTTTAAATACACCACCGCTCTTAACCACCTGCTTGCACATCAGGACTACCGTATACGAATTGCCGACACAACTGTCGTTTTCTGGGCGGAGACGAGTGGAACAGCCTGTGAAGAGGTTGCCAATCTCCTCTTCGATCCACCGGATGTCTTTGAGGGCGATACGGGAGGGCAGGATCAGGACACGGAGAGGGTTCAGGACTGGCAGAAGATCGAGTTGATCCGGGACATCCTCGATAAGGTCAGGAATGGTCGGAAGATCAATCTTGATGATATCGGGGCTGACCCGGAGACGAATTTCTACATACTTGGTCTGGCACCCAACAATGCGAGACTTGCAGTGCGGTTCTGGCATGTGGACAGTTTTGGCAATTTCGTCACAAAAGCAGCGCGTCATCACCTTGATATGGAGATCGTTAGAGGGGGTCGCGATCCACGATACGTGTCGCTGTACCGCCTTCTGCGGGAGACTGTAGCACAGAGTGCTGAGAATAAGACCCCCGCACCGCTTCTTGGAGGCCTTGTTATGAGGTCGATCCTGAACGGTACACCGTATCCTGTTCAGATGTATGGTGCGATTCTCAGCAGGGTGAAGGTTGAGCGGTCGATCAACTCTGTCAGGGCGGGCTTCATTAAGGCCTACCTGCTGCGGCTTTCGAGAGCCGGTTTGACGAATTTAAAGGAGGATTTGATTAGCGTGAGCCTTAAAAAAGATAATCAGAATGTGCCGTATCGCCTCGGGCGGCTGTTTGCCATACTCGAGAAGGCACAGACTGATGCAAACAAAGATGTAAAGAGCACGATCAGCAGCAAGTACTTCAGCAGTGCGTCGACGACGCCAGCTGTGGTCTTCCCGGTTCTGCTGAAACTTGCACAGCATCATATAGCCAAGTCTGACTGGGGGTTCAAGACCGCCAGGGATATTGAGGAAGTGTTGGATGGCGTGGATGAGTTCCCCGCATATCTGAGTCTTGAGGAGCAGGGGATGTTTATGCTTGGTTATTACCATCAGAGGAAGGCGAGTTTCACCAAAAAAGAGGATGTTGTGAGCGAGGAGGCGTAA
- the cas4 gene encoding CRISPR-associated protein Cas4, whose amino-acid sequence MREMRYTDDELLALSGIQHFCFCRRQWALIHIERQWEDNLRTVEGEAVHKRVNDPFFAESRGDVVISRAFPLVSYVLGLYGVADVVEYVRSEDGIALSGREGLWAIRPVEYKRGKPKIDERDEVQLCAQAMCLEEMFEIYIDRGEFYYNEIRKRVPLLFSAELRDKVCSLSEEMHVLFKEGVTPPADPSRKCNLCSLQDVCMPKITRKNLSVRRYVRKHIKEACVEDV is encoded by the coding sequence ATGAGGGAGATGCGATACACCGACGACGAATTGCTGGCGCTGTCGGGTATTCAGCATTTCTGTTTTTGTCGCCGACAGTGGGCGCTTATTCACATCGAGCGCCAGTGGGAGGATAACCTGCGGACCGTGGAAGGGGAGGCGGTACACAAGCGGGTGAACGATCCATTTTTCGCCGAGAGCCGTGGCGATGTGGTAATTTCACGTGCGTTCCCTCTGGTTTCATACGTTCTTGGTCTGTACGGTGTGGCGGATGTGGTTGAGTACGTCCGTTCTGAGGATGGTATTGCTCTTTCTGGTCGCGAGGGACTCTGGGCGATAAGGCCGGTGGAGTACAAGCGGGGGAAACCGAAGATTGATGAGCGTGATGAGGTTCAACTCTGTGCACAGGCGATGTGTCTTGAGGAGATGTTTGAGATCTATATCGACCGTGGTGAGTTTTACTATAATGAGATCCGGAAAAGAGTGCCTCTTTTGTTCTCTGCTGAATTGAGGGACAAGGTCTGCTCGTTATCAGAAGAGATGCATGTTCTCTTCAAAGAGGGTGTCACGCCGCCTGCAGATCCCTCTCGTAAGTGTAATCTATGTTCTCTCCAGGATGTCTGCATGCCAAAAATAACCAGGAAGAATCTTTCCGTTCGCAGATATGTGCGCAAACACATTAAAGAGGCCTGTGTGGAGGATGTTTGA
- the cas5c gene encoding type I-C CRISPR-associated protein Cas5c — MRAIGYGVRLKVWGDYACFTRPEMKTERVSYDVMTPSAARGILEAIHWKPAIRWKIDKIHVLNPIKFDNIRRNERSGKIPAAKVKTALRGGDVRLFQDASDDAVQRASLVLRDVCYGIEAHFELTGEAGPEDSVEKHYSIALRRMRKGQCFYQPYFGCREFPVRFELVEGEMPKSYYTGENGGEKDLGFMLYDIDFSNGMKPIFYRAVMVDGIIDVERCLGYGGVS, encoded by the coding sequence GTGAGAGCAATTGGGTATGGAGTAAGACTGAAGGTCTGGGGCGATTACGCCTGCTTCACCCGCCCGGAGATGAAGACGGAACGGGTGAGCTATGATGTCATGACCCCGTCAGCTGCTCGTGGGATTCTCGAGGCAATCCACTGGAAGCCTGCCATCCGGTGGAAGATCGACAAAATTCATGTCCTCAACCCGATCAAGTTTGATAACATCCGCCGAAACGAGAGATCCGGCAAGATCCCCGCAGCCAAAGTTAAGACTGCGCTCCGCGGCGGGGATGTGAGACTTTTTCAGGATGCGTCAGATGACGCCGTCCAACGGGCGTCACTGGTGCTGCGCGATGTCTGCTACGGCATTGAAGCGCATTTTGAACTGACCGGCGAGGCAGGTCCTGAAGATAGCGTCGAGAAGCACTACAGCATTGCGCTCCGCAGGATGCGGAAAGGTCAATGCTTCTACCAGCCTTACTTTGGCTGCCGTGAGTTCCCCGTTAGATTCGAACTCGTTGAAGGGGAGATGCCAAAGTCGTACTACACCGGAGAGAACGGCGGAGAGAAAGATCTCGGGTTTATGCTGTACGATATCGATTTCTCCAACGGCATGAAGCCAATTTTTTACCGGGCGGTCATGGTGGACGGCATTATCGACGTGGAGCGGTGCCTTGGGTATGGAGGCGTGTCATGA
- the csx2 gene encoding TIGR02221 family CRISPR-associated protein: MKCLSFVGSGNLHETNYCWEGECCRTSIVQEALFQFFPVDEVVLFTTEGAAATNYPMVAGRVPGCRKVGIPDGRDEEELWEIFRIICDEVQPGDEILFDITHGFRSLPFVAFLTMAYLKDTKKVRICRVVYGAYEARDETGTPIFDLTGFVSILDWFAAVRSFVEHVDATYLRDLLAGIQAEEHRQRGDGAPPTHLAGWSKRLQNFTAAVRLSRPVDALSAARDIFSGLDSVGEEIAAFVPALDPVMDRISDLNRLAAAPPDPQRGPDWGHVERQLRLIEYQVEKGLYLQAATLAREWMVTTLIVRFGDAADWLDRECRSVVERTLAGGAKKQRMECFEPTELSSRFEMLEGWEEMAATWDWVTGLRNDLAHCGMSREASRVTSLERRAKGLPKRLQKFFTANAPPDHGAE, encoded by the coding sequence ATGAAGTGCCTCTCGTTTGTCGGGAGCGGCAACCTCCACGAGACCAACTACTGCTGGGAGGGGGAGTGCTGCCGGACAAGCATCGTCCAGGAGGCCCTCTTCCAGTTCTTCCCCGTGGATGAAGTTGTCCTCTTCACCACAGAGGGGGCCGCAGCAACGAACTACCCCATGGTTGCCGGGAGGGTGCCAGGGTGCCGGAAGGTCGGTATCCCGGATGGGAGGGACGAGGAGGAGCTCTGGGAGATCTTCCGGATCATCTGCGACGAGGTTCAGCCCGGTGATGAGATCCTCTTTGATATCACACACGGGTTCAGGTCGCTTCCGTTTGTCGCCTTCCTGACGATGGCGTACCTGAAAGATACGAAAAAGGTGAGGATCTGCAGGGTGGTCTACGGTGCATACGAGGCCAGGGATGAGACCGGCACCCCCATCTTCGACCTGACGGGCTTCGTCAGCATCCTTGACTGGTTTGCGGCTGTTCGGTCGTTTGTTGAGCACGTTGATGCAACCTATCTCCGCGACCTTCTCGCGGGCATCCAGGCAGAGGAACACCGGCAGAGGGGCGATGGGGCGCCGCCAACGCACCTTGCAGGCTGGTCAAAGCGGCTGCAGAACTTCACCGCCGCCGTCAGGCTATCGAGGCCGGTTGATGCCCTGTCTGCCGCGAGAGACATCTTCAGCGGTCTTGATTCTGTCGGGGAGGAGATCGCAGCCTTTGTCCCGGCGCTTGACCCTGTGATGGACCGGATCAGCGATCTGAACCGGCTCGCTGCGGCTCCCCCTGATCCGCAGCGAGGTCCGGACTGGGGCCACGTGGAGCGTCAGCTGCGGTTGATCGAGTACCAGGTGGAGAAGGGTCTCTACCTCCAGGCTGCCACCCTTGCCCGGGAGTGGATGGTGACAACCCTGATCGTCAGGTTCGGTGACGCCGCCGACTGGCTCGATCGGGAGTGCCGTTCTGTTGTTGAGCGGACGCTTGCTGGTGGGGCGAAAAAGCAGCGGATGGAGTGTTTCGAACCGACAGAACTCTCCAGCCGGTTCGAGATGCTGGAGGGGTGGGAGGAGATGGCCGCAACCTGGGACTGGGTAACTGGGCTTCGAAACGATCTCGCTCACTGTGGCATGAGCCGGGAGGCCAGCAGAGTCACAAGTCTCGAACGGCGGGCGAAGGGACTGCCGAAACGCTTACAGAAGTTCTTTACGGCAAACGCCCCGCCTGACCACGGAGCGGAGTGA
- the cas10 gene encoding type III-A CRISPR-associated protein Cas10/Csm1, protein MDETEIRGLVIAALLHDIGKFMQRTGVPHDPRYDRLTGEDYGQHGAHAKWGASFVSSCLPDPYIEDLILYHHNPPRSSHPVQAKIIQDADHLSSAMDRRTRESKGKVAEEPLESIFPSISFTRERSEKTPPPERVYPLKPLSISRDAFPVSRREIDLWKLTPAYRTLWEDFASSCNRLDNPPPIGTLLALLKKYTSAIPSAVYVNRPDIPLYDHAKTTAAIAHCLAASTEENPFLLIQGDLSGIQNFIYGIVTPEDARKRMAKRLRGRSYWLSLLMDAVAQEISREFGLFEPSVLWNTGGNFAILAPNTPTNRDSVETIARRVNQRLLERYGGRLFLAVGMLTCSRSEIESFSDTLERLSHKTGIAKTQKFIDCEISFEPRGENWPIEGCCPSCGERLEPETGRCQVCDLHERIGQKIARARYQVRGSGLPIAFEDLGLRTSYDLTPDIPATRGLTAALSINSTDFPIEGDLTHGFIFLGNTVPTVGDRVLSFGEMARFARGSQRLGVIKADVDNLGRIFAFGLPEEQRTISRIHTLSTKLEFFFSGYLNSICREFLLYHDLCAGCRERATRKISVTTTDDEGIERKETYYEIERPCDECARKSLSPFYITYSGGDDLLIIGPWDAAILLAGRINDEFRRFTCNNPDITLSAGVAVATPRLPVGRAVAKADRLLERAKESGKNRIVLFDECLIWDDTGYAERGYNTLITTAREIEQATSSKKISKSFVYTLLVLWNQTFDDLKSCSIEEETKERIRRKRFVPYLKYVMKRHAKTRDDLESLERLVQPVFPWIRFPVYWTSLRLREERR, encoded by the coding sequence GTGGATGAGACAGAAATTCGTGGGCTGGTGATCGCAGCCCTGCTCCACGACATCGGCAAATTTATGCAGCGAACAGGTGTTCCCCACGACCCGCGATACGACCGCCTGACAGGGGAGGACTACGGCCAGCACGGCGCCCACGCCAAATGGGGAGCCAGTTTTGTCTCTTCATGCCTGCCAGACCCATACATCGAAGACCTCATACTCTACCATCACAACCCCCCACGTTCATCTCACCCCGTCCAGGCAAAGATCATCCAGGACGCAGACCACCTCTCCTCAGCGATGGACAGAAGAACACGCGAATCGAAAGGGAAAGTTGCAGAAGAACCGTTAGAGAGCATCTTCCCGAGCATATCGTTTACCAGGGAAAGGAGCGAGAAAACACCCCCGCCAGAGCGGGTCTACCCGCTGAAACCGCTCAGCATCTCCAGAGATGCGTTCCCCGTCTCACGCCGGGAGATCGACCTCTGGAAACTGACACCTGCCTATCGCACCCTCTGGGAAGACTTCGCGTCCAGCTGCAACCGTCTCGACAACCCCCCGCCGATCGGCACACTGCTTGCGCTGCTGAAGAAGTACACCTCGGCCATACCGTCGGCGGTCTATGTAAACAGGCCCGACATCCCCCTCTACGATCACGCCAAGACCACAGCGGCCATCGCCCACTGTCTCGCCGCCTCAACCGAGGAGAACCCCTTCCTCCTCATCCAGGGCGACCTATCCGGGATCCAGAACTTCATCTACGGAATCGTCACCCCCGAAGACGCCCGAAAACGGATGGCAAAACGGCTCCGGGGGAGATCATACTGGCTCTCGCTGCTGATGGACGCGGTGGCGCAGGAGATCAGCCGCGAATTCGGCCTCTTCGAGCCCTCCGTGCTCTGGAACACCGGTGGGAACTTCGCAATCCTAGCGCCGAACACGCCCACAAACAGGGATAGCGTCGAGACCATCGCACGCCGGGTCAACCAGCGCCTCCTCGAGCGTTACGGGGGAAGGCTCTTCCTCGCCGTCGGTATGCTGACCTGTAGCCGGAGCGAGATCGAGTCGTTCTCGGATACACTCGAGCGGCTCTCCCACAAAACAGGAATAGCAAAAACCCAGAAGTTCATCGACTGCGAGATCTCCTTTGAGCCCCGGGGTGAGAATTGGCCGATCGAGGGTTGCTGCCCCTCCTGCGGAGAGAGGCTTGAACCTGAGACCGGCCGGTGTCAGGTCTGTGACCTCCACGAGAGGATTGGTCAGAAGATCGCCCGTGCACGATACCAGGTTCGGGGCAGCGGGCTGCCGATAGCATTTGAAGACCTCGGCCTGAGAACCAGTTACGACCTGACGCCGGATATCCCCGCCACCCGCGGCCTGACCGCCGCCCTCTCGATCAACAGCACGGACTTCCCCATCGAAGGAGATCTCACGCACGGGTTCATATTCCTCGGAAACACCGTGCCGACGGTGGGCGACCGCGTTCTCTCTTTCGGTGAGATGGCCCGGTTTGCCCGAGGTTCACAGCGTCTCGGCGTGATCAAGGCGGACGTCGACAACCTGGGCCGAATCTTTGCCTTCGGCCTGCCCGAAGAGCAGAGAACCATCTCGAGAATACACACTCTCAGCACAAAACTTGAGTTCTTCTTCTCAGGTTACCTGAACTCCATCTGCCGGGAGTTCCTCCTATACCACGATCTCTGCGCAGGCTGCAGGGAGCGGGCGACCCGCAAGATCAGCGTCACCACGACCGACGACGAAGGGATCGAGAGGAAGGAGACCTACTACGAGATCGAGAGACCCTGTGACGAGTGCGCACGAAAGAGTCTCTCTCCCTTCTACATCACCTACTCCGGAGGAGACGACCTCCTGATAATCGGCCCCTGGGACGCAGCGATCCTCCTCGCGGGACGGATCAACGACGAGTTCCGCCGGTTCACCTGCAACAACCCCGATATCACCCTCTCTGCCGGCGTCGCCGTGGCAACCCCCCGCCTGCCCGTCGGTAGGGCGGTTGCAAAGGCAGACCGGCTTCTCGAGAGAGCCAAAGAGAGCGGCAAGAACCGCATCGTCCTCTTCGACGAATGCCTGATCTGGGACGATACAGGGTATGCCGAGAGGGGTTACAACACCCTGATCACGACCGCCAGGGAGATCGAGCAGGCAACCTCCAGCAAGAAGATCTCAAAGAGTTTCGTCTACACACTCCTCGTCCTCTGGAACCAGACCTTTGACGACCTGAAATCGTGCAGCATCGAGGAGGAAACAAAAG
- a CDS encoding CRISPR-associated protein Csx14, whose protein sequence is MSPPVVSTFIDGLGEPVSDLVLLTTNNASVRAGARLLTTGLARRYPWLRVHTEMLPWDDIATKEQNFKFMSIAAKIFRKERDIHHCDAIYLNVSGGRKNMCMTLSLIGQILQADGVYHIVNRDISVINERLERFRSEIMGFADVDDPQEIERLYEMHEADFDHLLFPDRRTYEIIRIPTLPYPVDYLQYLVEGMLERGAGLTAEDRDLLVRHGIFERVGSSVTLTPHGEALLEVILGR, encoded by the coding sequence ATGAGCCCTCCGGTTGTCAGCACCTTCATTGACGGATTGGGCGAACCTGTATCGGATCTTGTCCTGCTCACAACAAACAACGCGAGCGTTCGTGCCGGGGCCCGCCTGCTTACAACAGGGCTTGCACGCCGCTACCCTTGGCTGCGGGTTCATACCGAAATGCTCCCCTGGGACGATATCGCAACAAAGGAGCAGAATTTCAAATTTATGTCAATAGCGGCGAAAATTTTCCGGAAAGAACGGGATATCCACCACTGCGATGCCATCTATCTCAACGTCTCCGGCGGACGGAAAAATATGTGCATGACTCTATCGCTCATCGGACAGATCCTGCAGGCAGACGGTGTATACCATATCGTCAACCGTGACATCAGCGTGATAAACGAACGCCTGGAACGGTTCAGGAGCGAGATCATGGGTTTTGCTGACGTGGATGACCCGCAGGAGATCGAGAGACTCTATGAGATGCATGAAGCGGACTTTGACCACCTCCTCTTCCCCGACCGGCGGACGTACGAGATCATCCGTATCCCTACGCTCCCCTACCCGGTGGACTACCTCCAGTACCTTGTCGAGGGGATGCTCGAGCGGGGTGCCGGGCTCACCGCGGAGGACAGGGATCTCCTGGTTCGGCATGGCATCTTTGAGCGAGTCGGCAGTTCTGTGACGCTCACCCCTCACGGAGAGGCGTTGCTGGAGGTGATTCTGGGGCGATGA
- the cas7c gene encoding type I-C CRISPR-associated protein Cas7/Csd2 produces the protein MSEPIKNRYEFVLLFDVENGNPNGDPDMGNMPRVDPQTGHGIVTDVCLKRKVRDYVEMVKGDAPGYMIYVKSGVVLNDQHKKAYDYLGIEPSSKKPKDSRLTKFMCDNFFDIRTFGAVMTTDVNCGQVRGPVQLNFARSIDPIFQQEVTITRQAVANERDAEKGQTMGKKQIVPYALYRAEGYISAHLAQKTTGFSEDDLKLFWESLVNMFEHDHSASRGKLSARKLIVFKHDTPLGCCQSHILFDKVKVERVSGDRPPRSIGDYKVAVDRDVPAGVEVIEFL, from the coding sequence ATGAGCGAACCTATTAAAAATCGGTATGAGTTTGTACTGTTGTTCGATGTAGAGAACGGTAATCCGAACGGCGACCCGGATATGGGGAATATGCCGCGGGTCGATCCCCAGACCGGACATGGCATCGTTACCGATGTCTGTCTCAAGAGGAAGGTTCGGGATTACGTTGAAATGGTAAAGGGTGATGCACCGGGCTATATGATCTACGTCAAATCTGGTGTGGTTCTGAACGATCAGCACAAGAAGGCGTATGATTACCTTGGCATCGAACCAAGCAGCAAAAAGCCGAAGGATAGTAGACTGACGAAGTTTATGTGCGATAATTTCTTTGATATTCGGACGTTCGGGGCCGTGATGACCACAGACGTGAACTGTGGGCAGGTTCGTGGACCGGTGCAGTTGAACTTCGCCCGAAGCATTGATCCGATATTTCAGCAGGAGGTTACAATTACCCGGCAGGCGGTTGCGAACGAAAGGGATGCCGAGAAGGGGCAGACAATGGGGAAGAAACAGATTGTCCCATACGCCCTGTATCGTGCTGAGGGGTACATCTCCGCTCACCTGGCCCAGAAGACGACGGGGTTCTCGGAGGACGATCTGAAACTTTTCTGGGAGAGCCTGGTCAACATGTTCGAACACGATCATTCGGCCTCAAGGGGAAAGTTGTCCGCCAGGAAACTTATCGTATTCAAGCACGATACCCCGCTTGGATGCTGTCAGTCCCATATCCTGTTTGATAAGGTCAAAGTGGAGAGAGTTTCCGGTGATCGACCTCCACGCTCCATTGGAGATTACAAGGTCGCCGTTGACAGAGATGTGCCTGCTGGCGTAGAGGTAATCGAGTTCTTATGA
- the cas3 gene encoding CRISPR-associated helicase Cas3': MGASLEGLSSRRWQKGKGDREFLEYDEKSYVYLIYIEHFDSVTSVMYYAHSTDSPDKRCWQLLGVHLKNVADIASTFADRFDAGDLAYAAGLLHDIGKYSIEFQRRLEGASIRVDHSTAGAREARALYNWQLSRLLEYIITGHHGGLLNYGSSESGLEERLANKYLPDYSAYREEISVPDLTNFRIKLRPIRKKKGFSVSFFTRMLYSCLVDADSLDTESFADPRSARARGQYESFENLSKKLDDYMVSLHSKAEDTAINRYRREIYERCRAMATLPPQFFSLTVPTGGGKTLSSMAFALDHLKYHGLDRIVYVIPYTSIIEQNAATFRKVFGGRNVLEHHSNFDPAAIVDDDVGSVEHFLKLSAENWDMPIVVTTNVQFFESLFSNRRSRCRKIHNLARSVIILDEAQMLPTEYLMPCLQALSELVRNYGSTVLICTATQPKLGDLLDRELRPVEIMHSPEELYEAFRRVRVTDLGSLSDEELSARLKEHRQVLCIVNTRAHAQNLHAELSKHEKCFHLSARMCPVHRRKQLGEIRRLLREGADCRVVSTQLIEAGVDIDFPVVYRAIAGVDSIAQAAGRCNREGKNERGDVYIFRSTERYGQATTSWQRLTAEIGRMVIDTHEDPLSLQTVEAYFQKLYSYEGEDGLDKKKIIFSFEKRARDLAFPFEDVGWEFSIIEQATKDLIIPYGEEGRSLLNDLRTGENPWKYARRLQGYTIGIYPDEFKELERADLIDLLDERFYVLNDMSKYSEEIGLINRKGIEEERSLLIV; encoded by the coding sequence GTGGGGGCGTCCCTCGAGGGCTTGAGTTCGCGAAGGTGGCAAAAGGGAAAGGGGGATCGAGAGTTTCTGGAATACGATGAAAAGAGCTATGTTTATCTTATCTACATTGAACATTTTGATTCAGTGACCAGCGTCATGTATTATGCACACTCTACGGACAGCCCCGACAAGAGATGCTGGCAGTTGCTTGGGGTTCACCTCAAGAATGTGGCTGACATCGCCTCGACGTTTGCCGATCGTTTCGATGCCGGTGATCTCGCCTATGCGGCGGGTCTATTGCACGACATCGGGAAGTATTCGATTGAATTTCAGCGGCGTCTGGAGGGTGCCAGTATTCGGGTTGACCATTCAACCGCCGGTGCGCGGGAGGCCCGGGCGCTGTACAACTGGCAGTTAAGCCGTTTACTGGAGTACATCATCACGGGGCACCACGGAGGGCTCTTAAATTACGGCAGCAGCGAGAGCGGGCTTGAGGAGCGCCTGGCAAACAAATATCTGCCGGATTATTCGGCATACCGTGAGGAGATCTCGGTCCCTGATCTAACAAATTTCCGCATCAAATTGCGTCCTATCAGGAAAAAGAAGGGCTTTTCGGTATCTTTCTTCACACGAATGCTTTACTCGTGCCTTGTCGATGCAGATTCCCTCGACACAGAATCTTTTGCAGATCCCCGGTCGGCCCGTGCTCGTGGGCAGTATGAATCGTTCGAAAACCTTTCGAAGAAATTAGATGACTACATGGTCTCCCTCCACTCAAAAGCAGAGGACACCGCGATCAACAGGTACAGAAGAGAGATTTATGAACGGTGCAGAGCAATGGCCACTCTCCCGCCACAGTTCTTTTCCCTGACCGTTCCGACCGGCGGGGGGAAGACTCTCTCATCGATGGCGTTTGCGCTTGACCACCTGAAATATCATGGCTTGGATAGGATCGTTTATGTAATCCCATATACCAGCATCATCGAACAGAACGCTGCGACGTTCAGGAAGGTCTTCGGAGGCCGGAACGTGCTGGAACATCACAGCAACTTCGACCCCGCGGCGATAGTCGACGACGATGTTGGCTCGGTGGAGCACTTTCTGAAACTCTCAGCCGAGAACTGGGACATGCCAATAGTTGTAACTACAAACGTCCAGTTTTTTGAATCTCTTTTCTCTAACAGGCGGTCAAGATGCAGGAAGATCCACAATTTAGCCCGGAGTGTCATCATACTCGACGAAGCCCAGATGTTACCAACGGAATACTTAATGCCCTGCCTGCAGGCTCTCTCCGAACTCGTCCGGAACTATGGCTCTACGGTTCTCATCTGCACGGCAACCCAGCCGAAACTTGGCGATCTTCTGGACAGGGAACTCAGGCCCGTTGAGATCATGCATTCGCCTGAAGAACTCTATGAGGCTTTCCGCCGGGTGCGTGTAACCGATCTTGGATCCTTGAGCGACGAAGAACTCTCCGCGAGGCTGAAAGAGCATCGCCAGGTCCTGTGTATTGTCAATACCAGAGCCCATGCACAGAACCTGCATGCTGAACTCTCGAAACATGAGAAGTGTTTCCACCTGAGCGCCCGGATGTGCCCGGTTCACAGGAGAAAGCAGCTCGGCGAGATCAGGAGACTGCTCAGGGAAGGTGCTGACTGCCGTGTCGTCTCAACCCAGTTGATAGAGGCCGGTGTGGATATAGATTTTCCAGTGGTCTACCGCGCGATAGCCGGTGTTGACTCCATTGCCCAGGCAGCCGGCCGGTGCAACCGTGAGGGAAAGAACGAGAGGGGGGATGTCTATATCTTCCGGTCAACCGAGCGCTACGGTCAGGCTACCACCAGCTGGCAGCGCCTGACTGCGGAGATTGGCCGGATGGTCATCGACACCCATGAAGATCCGCTCTCTCTTCAGACCGTTGAGGCATACTTCCAGAAGCTTTACTCGTATGAGGGTGAGGACGGACTCGATAAGAAAAAGATAATATTCTCATTTGAGAAGAGGGCTCGTGACCTCGCATTTCCGTTTGAGGATGTGGGGTGGGAGTTCAGCATCATCGAACAGGCTACAAAGGATCTCATCATCCCCTACGGTGAAGAGGGGAGATCACTCCTCAATGACCTCAGGACCGGTGAGAATCCATGGAAGTATGCACGACGTCTCCAGGGGTATACGATCGGTATCTACCCCGACGAGTTCAAGGAACTTGAACGGGCAGATCTAATCGATCTGCTGGATGAGAGGTTCTATGTGCTCAATGACATGAGCAAATACTCCGAGGAGATTGGACTTATAAACAGAAAAGGTATTGAAGAGGAAAGGTCACTACTGATTGTTTAG